A window from Drosophila nasuta strain 15112-1781.00 chromosome 3, ASM2355853v1, whole genome shotgun sequence encodes these proteins:
- the LOC132791698 gene encoding putative phosphatidate phosphatase produces MCGNPNTRLLSRLIIDFLLLLAIYCVALVVLPQQLQTVQRGFHCSDDSLHYPYRQAWLTKIHLTIVVVALPAAFILVVEMLRAAFVPSSAELKQRFVFVGARIPSFISECYKIVGVYLFGLGLTLLVIRVTKYSTGRLRPYFFDVCQPKWSSEDDLEEEDDQQLLSCELLSPGNATSYIGDYKCTEFAASLELLSLVRHSFPSGFATSTSYAMFFLIYYAQARLFAPWLRLLRSTLQLACGAIALLVCLERISTNQNHISDAAAGVFLGATLASFVAVFVAHLFRQVRVKRRQWPRNEQIYGYAGYYNRATYGY; encoded by the coding sequence ATGTGCGGCAATCCAAACACGCGACTTCTCTCGCGTCTCATCATCgattttctgctgctgctggccatcTACTGTGTTGCCTTGGTGGTGCTGCCCCAGCAACTGCAGACGGTGCAACGTGGCTTCCACTGCAGCGATGACAGTCTACATTATCCCTATCGCCAGGCCTGGCTGACGAAGATCCACTTgaccattgttgttgtggctttgCCTGCAGCCTTCATTCTTGTCGTGGAGATGCTGCGAGCTGCCTTCGTGCCCAGCTCAGCGGAGCTGAAGCAAAGATTCGTTTTCGTTGGCGCTCGCATTCCCAGCTTTATCAGCGAGTGCTACAAGATCGTTGGCGTCTATCTGTTTGGTCTCGGGCTTACTTTGCTTGTGATTCGAGTGACCAAATACTCAACGGGTCGCTTGCGTCCCTACTTCTTTGATGTATGTCAGCCCAAATGGAGTTCAGAGGATGACTTAGAGGAGGAAGACGACCAACAGCTGCTAAGTTGCGAACTGCTGTCGCCGGGCAATGCCACCAGCTACATTGGGGACTACAAGTGCACCGAGTTTGCCGCCTCGCTGGAGCTGCTGTCGCTGGTTCGTCATTCGTTCCCTAGCGGCTTTGCAACGTCCACCAGCTATGCGATGTTCTTCCTCATCTATTATGCCCAGGCGCGTCTCTTTGCCCCTTGGCTGCGTCTGCTGCGCTCCACGCTGCAGTTGGCTTGTGGCGCCATCGCGCTGCTCGTGTGCTTGGAGCGCATTTCCACCAACCAAAACCACATCTCGGATGCCGCTGCGGGCGTCTTCCTAGGCGCCACCTTGGCCTCTTTTGTGGCCGTGTTTGTGGCGCATCTGTTTCGGCAGGTGAGAGTGAAGCGACGTCAGTGGCCCAGGAATGAACAGATCTATGGTTATGCTGGTTACTATAATCGCGCCACCTACGGCTATTAG